A part of Neovison vison isolate M4711 chromosome 6, ASM_NN_V1, whole genome shotgun sequence genomic DNA contains:
- the CHCHD4 gene encoding mitochondrial intermembrane space import and assembly protein 40, translating to MAYCRQEGKDRIIFVTKEDHETPSNAELVADDPSDPYEEHGLILPNGDINWNCPCLGGMASGPCGEQFKSAFSCFHYSTQDVKGSDCVDQFRAMQECMQKYPDLYPQEDEEEEEEKKPAERLEETAATEATATKEEEGSS from the exons ATGGCCTACTGCCGGCAGGAAG GGAAGGATCGAATCATCTTTGTGACCAAAGAGGACCATGAAACTCCAAGCAACGCAGAGCTGGTGGCCGATGATCCCAGTGATCCGTATGAGGAGCATG GATTGATCCTGCCAAATGGAGACATTAACTGGAACTGCCCGTGCCTTGGGGGAATGGCCAGTGGCCCCTGCGGGGAACAGTTCAAGTCAGCCTTTTCCTGCTTCCACTATAGCACACAGGATGTCAAGGGGTCAGACTGTGTAGACCAGTTCCGGGCCATGCAGGAATGCATGCAGAAATATCCCGACCTCTATCCCcaggaggacgaggaggaagaggaagagaagaagccaGCAGAACGTTTAGAAGAGACAGCTGCCACTGAGGCCACTGCAACCAAAGAAGAAGAGGGGTCAAGCTAA